In the Pseudoliparis swirei isolate HS2019 ecotype Mariana Trench chromosome 21, NWPU_hadal_v1, whole genome shotgun sequence genome, one interval contains:
- the LOC130211639 gene encoding uncharacterized protein LOC130211639, translating to MISDFDLEVSQDDDMQGVDDVDPGLVCHREECVAGRAELQDTFATIERKERQSLLISKIKVLTRKLRRYQKVVKEMKEGAAGEWRRWRSGMSVWRRMSGWRPGQAGRSMNRGQPSRGWGEVRPCGIWSSLPVLGNGKNSFVGAYQSFHERSHRTNKQVEIALSKASRVRSFLFHLSVGKSDLASWLFLDMPGIQKYTAELMQEGKEVTTINYYLCNILQFLTYLQETPPKSCRLRRAQISAITRAVQKALQNLARPIVSHQLKVKAAKMKKTVSRASLRRCQEQARLVIPELLTDYNLRDDFYGYFSAFVISIFGHSPGVLTNMTVPEVEAAKQDPLLPTDTGYVITIDEHKTNTDFGGAQIFLTFEEFSWLERLLEIRKHLSPKNLRVFVTRGDGPVKNLVRNLQTAWAQMGLPGRPTFTDIRTAVSAHAKNVHDKRTRNRLATFMCHNTATADRFYALVMDRSQARELRGTFEEVTASSSSHATSKGGHRALQQRYRKAADTSSGHSGESAAGQEEPTAKRQQPESQAEEEEDQQVIPKGLKKIGGHDKPPATGKRKRRRIPKRKR from the exons ATGATCTCAGATTTTGACCTGGAGGTAAGCCAAGACGACGACATGCAGGGAGTTGATGACGTTGACCCGGGGCTGGTCTGCCACAGAGAAGAATGCGTGGCTGGGAGGGCGGAGCTCCAGGACACATTTGCGACAattgagaggaaggagaggcaaTCTCTCCTTATCAGCAAAATAAAGGTTCTGACCAGAAAACTCCGCCGATATCAGAAGGTGGTCAAAGAG atgAAGGAAGGTGCAGCCggggagtggaggaggtggaggagcgggATGAGCGTTTGGAGGAGGATGAGCGGGTGGAGGCCGGGCCAAGCAGGGAGGTCGATGAACAGAGGGCAACCTTCAAGGGGATGGGGAGAGGTGCGGCCATGCGGCATCTGGTCCTCCCTCCCAGTATTGGGAAATGGAAAAa ACTCTTTTGTGGGGGCATACCAATCCTTCCACGAAAGAAGCCACCGAACAAATAAACAAGTGGAAATTGCACTATCAAAAGCCAGTCGGGTGAGGTCGTTTTTATTCCACCTCTCTGTGGGTAAGAGCGACCTCGCCTCCTGGCTTTTCTTAGATATGCCCGGCATTCAGAA ATACACAGCTGAACTGATGCAAGAGGGCAAAGAGGTCACCACAATAAACTATTACCTCTGCAATATCCTGCAGTTTTTGACATACCTGCAGGAGACCCCACCAAAGTCATGCAGGTTGAGGAGGGCCCAGATCAGCGCGATAACAAGGGCGGTCCAAAAGGCTCTCCAAAACCTTGCAAGGCCAATTGTATCGCATCAGCTGAAGGTCAAGGCTGCTAAGATGAAAAAGACTGTATCCAGGGCTAGCCTGAGGAGGTGCCAGGAGCAGGCCAGGCTGGTCATCCCCGAGCTGCTGA CCGACTACAACCTCAGGGACGATTTCTATGGGTACTTCTCGGCCTTCGTCATCTCCATTTTTGGACACAGCCCGGGGGTCCTGACGAATATGACCGTCCCTGAGGTTGAGGCGGCCAAACAAGATCCTCTGCTCCCGACCGACACCGGCTACGTCATCACT attgacgaacaTAAGACCAATACAGATTTTGGGGGGGCTCAGATCTTCCTGACATTCGAGGAGTTCTCCTGGCTGGAGAGGTTGCTCGAAATCAGGAAGCATCTGAGCCCCAAAAATCTGAGGGTGTTCGTCACTAGGGGTGACGGGCCGGTGAAGAACCTGGTTAGGAATTTACAAACGGCCTGGGCCCAGATGGGCCTGCCTGGACGGCCCACCTTTACTGACATCAGGACGGCGGTGTCTGCACAC GCCAAAAACGTCCATGATAAGCGCACCCGAAACCGGTTGGCAACCTTTATGTGCCATAACACAGCAACTGCTGACCGGTTCTATGCGCTTGTCATGGACCGCAGCCAGGCGAGGGAATTGAGGGGAACATTTGAGGAGGtgacagcctcctcctcctcccatgccACCAGCAAGGGGGGGCACCGAGCGCTGCAGCAACGGTACCGGAAGGCGGCCGACACCTCAAGCGGGCACAGTGGTGAATCGGCTGCAGGGCAGGAGGAGCCCACCGCCAAGCGGCAACAGCCTGAGAGTcaggcagaggaggaagaggaccagCAAGTT ATACCCaagggattaaaaaaaattggtggTCATGATAAGCCCCCTGCAACgggcaaaagaaaaaggagaagaattcCAAAAAGGAAGAGATGA
- the LOC130211950 gene encoding uncharacterized protein LOC130211950, producing MVQKQVSSLACSIVTHQLKVKARKMESIVSRQSLRRCQERARRVIPELLTQMKTEGNYNLRDDFYGYFSAFVMSIYGHRPGVLTNMTVPEVEAARQAPLLPTETGFVITIDEHKTNKDVGGAQIFLTCDEFSWLERWIQVRKNLGPKNQRVFVTKGAGPVKNLVRYFQTAWAQMGLPGRPTFTDIRTAVSGHAKNILNKGSRNRLARFMCHDTATADRYYAFMLDRKQARQMRVRVWVLGLHA from the exons ATGGTCCAGAAGCAGGTCAGTAGTTTGGCCTGTTCAATTGTGACCCATCAACTGAAAGTGAAGGCCAGGAAGATGGAGAGCATTGTCTCCCGGCAGAGCCTGAGGAGGTGCCAGGAGAGGGCCAGGCGGGTCATCCCGGAGTTGCTGA CCCAGATGAAGACAGAGGGGAATTACAACCTCAGGGACGATTTTTACGGGTACTTCTCGGCCTTCGTAATGTCCATTTATGGACACAGGCCGGGGGTACTCACGAATATGACCGTCCCTGAGGTTGAGGCAGCAAGGCAGGCTCCTCTTCTCCCTACCGAAACTGGCTTCGTCATCACT ATCGACGAgcacaaaacaaataaagatgTTGGAGGGGCCCAGATCTTTCTGACTTGTGATGAGTTCTCCTGGCTGGAGAGGTGGATCCAAGTCAGAAAGAATCTGGGCCCGAAAAATCAAAGGGTGTTTGTGACCAAGGGTGCCGGGCCAGTCAAAAATCTGGTCCGGTACTTTCAGACAGCCTGGGCCCAGATGGGCCTGCCTGGAAGGCCAACGTTTACTGACATCCGAACTGCGGTGTCGGGACAT GCAAAAAACATCCTCAACAAAGGCTCGCGGAACCGGTTGGCCCGATTCATGTGCCATGATACGGCAACGGCCGACCGGTATTATGCCTTCATGCTGGACAGAAAGCAAGCCAGGCAGATGAGGGTTAGGGTATGGGTTTTGGGTCTCCATGCTTAG